The DNA segment CCGATCTGCTGAAACATTCGCTTTCCGGCTTGAAATCGTCCGTGGAAGGTTTTGAGAAGTCGCACCCCCGGCTCGTGCAAATCGTCAACGCCATCAGCAACACGCTGTCCAATCTGGGAATTTGACCGGGTCTTCAATTTCATGAACAGCACCGTCAATCGCCGCCAATTCCTAAGGCAGAGTGCCGTTCTGGGAACCGCAATTTCCGTCGCCAACGCTGTTTCCAGTCTGCGCGCAGCCCCGGGAGCCGATGAAAAGATCCGCGTCGGCATCATGGGCTGCAACAGCCGCGGCATGGCCCACATCAACAGTTACCTTTCCCTGCCGAACACCGAGATCGCCTACATCTGCGACGTGGACAGCCGCGCGCTGGACAAAGGCGTCGCTGCCGTCGCGAAGCAGCAGTCCAGAAAGCCGCAAGGCGTGAAGGATTTTCGCCGTATCCTTGACGACCCTGCCGTCAATGCTTTGTCAATCGCTGCGCCGAATCACTGGCACGCGCCAGCCACGATTCTCGCCTGCGCAGCCGGCAAGCATGTGTATGTGGAGAAGCCCGGCAGCCATAATCCGCACGAAGGGGAGTTGATGGTTGCGGCGGCGCGCAAACACAATCGCGTTGGCCAGATGGGCAATCAACGGCGCAGTTGGCCGTGGACCATCGAAACGATTGAGCGCTTGCACGCGGGCGAGATCGGCAAGGTTTTTTTCGCCCGCTCCTGGTACAATGCCGCGCGCGGTACCATTGGTCGCGGCAAAGCAGTGCCGCCGCCCGACTGGCTCGACTATGCTCTCTGGCAGGGCCCGGCGCCCGAGCGGCCTTACAAGGACAACCTCGTCCATTACAACTGGCATTGGCACTGGCATTGGGGCAATGGCGAGTTGGGCAACAATGGCATTCACTGCCTCGACCTTGCCCGCTGGGGTCTCGGTGTGGATTATCCACTGCGAGTCACCTGCGGCGGCAACCGCTACCATTTCCACGACGATCAGGAAACACCCGACACTTACACGACCACGTTCGACTTCGGCCAAAGCGGGGCGACTTGGGAATGTCATAGTTGCCATCCGCGCGGATTCGAGGGCGCCGAATTCGGCGTCAACTTCTACGGCGAGAAGGGTTCGCTCGTCATCGCGGGCAACAATTGCAAAATCTACGACCTCAACAACAAAGTCCTCCGCGAAATCCCCGGCAAGTGGAATGACAAAGACCACTTCGCCAACTTTCTCGATTGCATCCGCGACGGCAAACGTCCTCGCTCCGATATCGAGGAAGGCCAGAAGAGCACCCTGCTCTGTCATTTGGGCAACATCGCCTGGCGCACCGGTCATACCATCAACCTCGATCCCAAGACTCACAAGATCAGCGGGGATCGCGAGGCCTCCGAACTATGGAGGCGTGAATACCGTCCGGGCTGGGAGCCGAAGGTTTAGAAACGCAGTCGCCAACGTGCGGGGAACTCCGCGGCTTCTCGCCGACATGGTGTCAACGTTGCGTCGGAGCGCGGACAACACCTGGTCCGCATGTTCGCGAAAGCCAGCGATTGTAGCTGCCGCAAACGACCGGCCAACGGAGCAGCCCTTCTCGCGCGAACTGACACAGATCACCGACACCATTTGTGGCGACGCCTGGTTTGACGTGGCGGATAACGGGCGTGGGGATGTTTTTTGGGGGCGACCCCGCTGTTGGCCGCCAGCAGGATTGCGGTGGCGTGCAATGCGCACACGGCCAATGCAGGTGGAGCGGATGACAAGCTGTGATTTCGCGGTCAAGCGTTCCACCGGCGCGCCTGCCTGCGGATAGAGTCTGCACCTTTGATCCAGTGGAGGTTCTCAATGCCTTGTTTGATCTGCCGCGTGAGCACTTCATCGGTCGCCAGCCCTTCATGGACACCAGCGCCGGATCACACGAGTCCGTGTACCACTTCGCGCAGAGCGGTTCCATGTGGACGACTGGCTATTCAAACGCGAACGGTGCGGCTGACGTTGGAAGGGTTTAGCCAGCACATACTGAACTGGGGACACCGTGGGAGGGGAAGTTGTGGTTTCCTGCCTGCTAAAGAAGCGAAAGCTGGCAGTGAACTCGCCGACGATCTGGACTCTGCTCTTGCAAAATGCAAGAAGCGCGCTTGCAAATTGCACGATTCTTGCCCGCCCATTTCCCCGAGATTCAAGCTTCGGAAAAAATAATTTGTTGATTTAGAGGCAGTAAGAAAAATTAAAGGTTCTGTGGCACGCCATCCGCTTTTCTTTCCACGAACCCTGTAACTCGGTGGAAAAGCATATTGCCAATATGAAATTATCGACTCTCAAATTGAAATTATCGACTCTCAAATCCGTCTCGGAGCCGTTCGGCTCGAACCAACGCACTCGTTCGCTCAAACTAAACGCCATTGCCTTGCTGGCCGTTCTTTCTGTGATCACGACAGCTCAAGCGCAGTTGACGGTCTCGGATGATTTTAATGACGGTAATGATGTGGGTTGGACGCCGTACGAAGGCAGCCCGGGAACGAGGCAGGTTTCTTTTCCACCCGACCCTCAAGGTGGTTTCTTCTACCGGATACTTGACAACCAATCGACCAATAGTCTCGGGTTGTTCAGCCGCGGCGCGAGCATCCGAAATGACGCCACCTACACGGATTTTTTTGTCGCGTCGGATGTGATTACTTGGGATGACACTGCCCAAATGGCTCCATTTATTATCGCGAGGACGGCGACGCCCGGCCCGGGTACAACCTCTGGTTACATCACCGTCTTTGCGTCCGGCGGGCCAACTGCAGTGCAGGGCCTGCTGCTGCCCGTAGAATTTACTGGTGAAGTCGTCGCCACCACACCCGATATCAGTACGGGCGGTGCGGCGTTGACGCCCAAACTCGATGGGACCAAGGGGTATCGCCTGGTTTTTAAGAGTGCCCCAGGAGATCTCTTAATCCAAGAAATGTATGAGCGCACTGATCTCTTGGAACCGTTCGCCAGGGCCGTCCTGCGAGACGATGTTAATGGCACGCAACATCCCAGCGGAGTTTCCGGCATCGGCAACCTCAATCTGGAGTGGACCGCGAACGCGGACAGCACGTTTGATAATTTTTATGCCAGTCCCAACATCAACAATTTCATCGGCTTTCCCGGCACACCGCAGGTGGTGAACCTGGTGCCGGCGCCGCAGACACTCTTTTACACCATTCCGGCGTCCGACCAGATCACCTTTACGGCGACCACCTTTGGCACCAATCAAGTCGCCACCAACTCGCTGAAACTCCTTCTCAACGGGCTGGATGTGACCGCGGGGTTGTCGTTCACGGAAGTGATCACGCCGTTGGTCGGCTCGCCGAGAACGAACTTCACCGTTCGTTGGAACGGCAGTCTTTCCAGCAACACCATTTACAACGGGAAAATCATTGTCGTGAATCCCGCCGGCAAGGGCACGACCAACAACTGGGTGTTTGACACGTTTAGAACCAATGGCACGCTGACCATCGAAGCGGAAGACTATAACTATGGCGCTGGGCAATTTCAAGACTACCCCCCCGTGTCCGGTTTGCAGCCCGACGCGACACAGGTCGCCGGCGGTGGCCCACCGAATGGTTATTACGATGGGTTCGATAGCGTCGGCGGCGTTCCTTTGACTGACATTGTCGGACAGGAGGACGTTGACTACCACGAATTCAACACTCCGGACAGGCGCCAAAGGGCACAAGACATCGCAGCCAGACACCAGTATCGCGCCGCCGACTTCACCGATACTGCCCAAGGGCGGATGAATAGAACCTATGACGTGCGGCAAAAGTATCGCGACGCAGATGTTGGCGAATACATCGTCCTTGGTTTGAACGCCAGCGAATGGATGAACTACACCCGCACATTCCCGAGCAACAACTATTACGTCTATCTGCGCGCGTCCAGCCAGAAGGCTCAGGCGGTGCGCTTCGACGAAGTGACCAGTGATCGCACTCTCTCCAATCAAACCACAGCTGTTCGGGGGGAATTCCTCGTGCCCAACACGGGAGGTTCATCTCGCTTTCGTTATGTGCCCCTGACCGATGCCGCCGGCAACATCCAGTCGTTGAACCTGGCGGGCGTAAGAACTCTGCGGTTGACCGATCTGGAATCGAGCCAGAAAAACGCGATTGATGTTGGCGATTTGCAGCTTAACTATCTCCTCTTTGTGCCCGCCCCGGCGCCAGGCACGCAACGGCCGTTCATCGCTTATGCGAGTCCGGCGGGCGGCACAGTCGTCTTCGATCCCGAGGGCACCGCCCAGATTTCCATTAGCAACCGCGACACGTCGGTGACCACGGGGAGCATTCAATTGAAGTTTGACGGTGTTAACGTGACCGGAAGTGCTGTGATTACGCCGGTCGCTACAGGAGCAACCATCAGTTACAAACCGCCAGGCTTTTTGCTGCCGGATTCGGTGCATACGATCAATGTGGTCTTCAGTGACGGCACGCCGCAAACCAATCAATGGAGTTTCGCAGTACTCCACATGCCGCAGTTACTGCCCAGCCATCGCGAATCGACCGGGCCAGACACTAACTTCACTGTGCGAGTGCACAAGGCCCAAAATGCCAACCCCGCCAATGACATCGTTGACACTTTTGGCAATTCCATCTCGCGGGCCGAGCGACAATTGGCCGGAACCCTTGGCAACCCCGACACACTGGAGCCCTCCTTTGTGAATGAAGCGGATACCAATGGTGGCTTTAACGCCGTTGATTTCAGCGAACCGACCGCCATCCATTACGAACAATGTGGCGGCGGCACTCGTTACTTCGGACAAGCGAAGCCTTATCCGGGGATTCCTGTTACCGATACAAACAACGGGACCTATGACTGCAGCGCTGGGAGCAGTCCTGATCACTTTGCCATTGGAGCCACGATCAAACTGCAACTGGCAGCGGGCATTTATCGAATGGGCTTCGACTGCGATGACCAGGTCGCGGTGATGGCTGGTCCGCGAGGCACGAATCAAACCGTTGCCAGCCCCGACAATGTGGAGCTGGGCCATTCGCAAATACTGGGCAACCGAACAGATGACGACTTCGGTCGCGCCCAGTTTGAGTTCTGTGTGCAAACCAACGGGGTTTACAAGTTTCGAATGGTGCAAGAAGAAGGTGGCGGCGGCGCCGCGGCTGATTGGTTCTGGGTCAATCGAACCAACTACACCTTGCGGACATTGGTCACACCGACATTGCCCGTGACAGTCCAACTGTTCTCGTCGGCGGCCGTCAATGGAACTTACACGGTTGACCCGTCAGCCGTCATCGACACAGGAGCGAAGACCGCTACGGTAGCCAAGTCCGGCAGTACGCGCTTCTATAAGTTGAGCGCCGGTTCGTCGTTGAACATCACGAACATCACTTTGTCGGGCGGCAACGTCGTGCTGAAATATCAATAGGCGTCCGTCCGGCGTTGCGCGGTTGGGTAGAGCCGCGCGACTGGGGGTGGAACTGTGCAGCACACATTCCACTGCGGGAGACCACATCTGGGTTGTGGTCTCCCGCTTTTTTTCAGGCGCGGAATATAAATGGCAAATTGCAAACGTTCCTCAACCTCGAATGAGATGCTGTGACACCTGATGTTTTCGGCACGCTCAGAGCGCACCGCCCCGCCTTTAACGACCGATTGGCCGCGACCTCCGATCCCGTCGTAATCGGCGATGGTTGTTGTGGAACGGGGCTAGGTGCATCTCGGTGATCCATCTTCATCGACCAATCGAATCTTGCAAAATGCAAACCCAGACAATGCATTTTGCACGATTCTTACGGTGTTAGACCTCGACCAATCAAGCTTCAAAAAAAATAATTTGTTGATTTAGAGGCAGTAAGAAAAATTAAACTTCGTGCGGCACGCCATCCGCTCCTTTTTTGCCAAACCAGTGCCAAAACCTGTAAAGCGATAGAAACTCGTATTGCCAACATGAAATTATTGACTCTCAAATTAACCTCGGAGCCGTTCGGCTCAACCCAAATCAGTCATGCCCTCAGAATCTTGGCCGTTGCGTTGCTCGCATCGCTTTTCTCGACCAGCCTTGTCTTGGGACAAGCGATCAATGATAACTTTGATACGGGCACTGATGTGGGTTGGCAGCATTACACGCCAACGACTGCTGGCGGTGCGGTTCCGACCTACACTTTTCCACCGTCGAGTTCTGGGGGGCTAGGTTATCGCCACATTTACCCGCCGCTGACCTGCCAGGGCCTTTTACAGAGGGGTTATGCCTACCGTTCGGAGCAATATGGCACCTTCTCTTACTCTGTGGACATGGTAAATTGGAAGGACGATTTCGCGTCCACCGCTTTGTTTGGTTTCAGGGTTGGGCCACCGGGGACGCTCGCCCCACTCTCGGCCCAAGGTTGTCTTACAGCGCTTACGCTTGCCGCTCCTCCCCAAAGGCAGGCGGTGTTTCTCAACCTCGTCGCATTCTCCTCCGAAATCTTATCCACCGTTGTGGATGCATACCGAGGGGGCGGAGTTCTATGTTCGGTCTTTCCTCCCTCCAGACCACTTCGCATAGTGTGTTCCGGAACCAATGAGGTATTCAAGTCGGAGATCTATGATCGCTCGGACCTTTTGGAGCCGCTCGTGCGCATCAGTTTTCAGGACTTCGTCCATTGTATTGCTACTGATCAGAGTTCAACCCCACAAGCGACAGGGGAAAATATTCTGGGTGGACTTAACCTAGACGATGGCGATTTGGGTTTGCACCATACGGTCGATATAACCTTCGACAACTACTCGGCGAGTTCTACGTTCAACGCTCCGAAAGGCTTTCCCGGCGTGGCCCAAGTGGTGGATCTTAAACCGGCCGCGCAAGCTTTGTTCTATCAACCACCTGGCATCGGAAGCAACATCACCTTCAAAGTGACGACTCTTACTGCCGCTAATCAAATCAACACCAACTCGCTGAAATTATCTCTTAATGGGACTAACGTATTAGTCTCCCAGTTGGTGATCACTGAGTTAGCGCACCCGCTGCCCACGGACCCCACCGACTTCAGCGTTCGTTATAATGGTCCGCTCACCAGCAACACCATTTACCACGGGCAAATCATCGTCCTGGATACAGGTGGCAAGGGCACCACGAACAACTGGTATTTTGATACCTTCACTTACTTTAATCCTACCGATACCAATAACCCTTCTGGCTTCCTACTGGTCGAAGCCGAAGACTACAACTACGGCGGTGGGATGCATCAAGACTATCCACCCGTATCGGGAACCGACGACACCACCCTTTCGGAGGATCCAGTGTTGTCGCTGTGTGATGGTAATCCTCAGGAAACAATCGGACCTCAAGTTAAGGGCGGTGGACTGGGTTATTATAATGGATACGATTACACGCCTCCTCCTGGCACTACTGTTACGCCTCATTCTGACATCGTGGGATCGCCTGACATTGACTACCACGACAGCGGAGATGCCCGCACTAGACCGCAAGACATTCTATCGAGACACCAATATCGCAGCTCCGACGTGGTGGGGACAGTTCAGGGCACGAAAGGAGGCGGCTACGATACACCACGGCCATATCGCATGGGGCTGACAAACGCCAACGGTGGCACATCTTATGTGCCGGACTATATTGTCGCTGATATACAACCGGGCGATTGGATGAATTACACGCGCAACTTTCCCAACAGCGGGTGGAACGTTTATCTGCGCGTTTCCAGCGAGGGAGCACAGGCTGTCAGGTTTGACCAAGTCACCGGGGATATTACGCAATCCAACCAGCCGACGGCGTTGAAGGGACAGTTCCTGGTTCCCAACACTGAGAGCTGGACGCGCTGGCGCTACGTGCCGCTGACGGATGCAGCCGGCAACCTCCAGACCCTGGCCTTGAATGGCACCAACACGCTGCGGTTGACGGCCAACGAGGTGAGGGTGTCTGAAACAGGCGTCACTGATACAGGCGACTTGCAACTGAACTGGATGCTGTTTGTGCCCACGAACGGAGCACCTTCATCTGGCCCTTGGATCGCTTCGGCCCAACCCGCAGCAAAATCGGAGAATTTTCATCCGGCGGGCACCGTGAAGATCGTGATCTTGGATCGGGGGACGGCGGTGGTACCGGGGAGCATCCAATTGCGCTTCGACGGCGTGAATGTGACGGGATCGTCCACCATCACGAATACGACCACCGAGGGAGCGGGGGCGACAGTGAGTTACGTTCCGGGGTTGTTGTTGCCGAAATCAACCCATAACCTGAGTGTGGTGTACGGCGACGGCTCGACGACGCAATCGAACTACTGGACCTTCAAGGTGGATAATGTCGCGCTGTTGACCCCGGCCGACGGGCTTGCCGGCAGCCCCGATACGAATTTCACCGTCGATTTACACAAAGCCACCAATGGCGATCCCGCAACGTGTTCGGTTACACTCGTAGGGCCGGATGGTTCACAAAATAATGTGACGCTAAACACTTTTGGAAACAATATTGCGCGGGCGGAACGCCAGTTGGCGGGTCTGATGATCAACTCGGATACTCAGTCACCGTTTGTGAATGAGGCAGATACCAACGGTGGTACTGCCGCGCTCACCTTCACAGCGCCGGTCATCAACTTTGACCAATGCGGCGGCGTCGGCGGAGGTGCTGCTACCGACCGCGGCTTCTTTCAAGATTCCAATGGCTTCCCAGACACCAATTATCCGGGTTTGTACCCGAGCCTTTGGTGCAATGGCGATTATGCTGTGCCTCAGCCCGACCACTTTGCCATTTCGGCTTCCATCAAACTTTATCTGCCTGCGGGCATCTACCGAATGGGAGTTAACAGTGATGATCAATTTGCCGTGAAGGCGGGCGGAGCCAATGGTACAAACGTCTATATCGCCAGCTCGCAAAGTTACCCGGGTACCCGCGGCGATGGGCAATTTGAGTTCGTGATCCAGAACACCGGGGTTTACAAGTTCCGTCTCTTCCAGGAGGAAGGTGATGGCGACGCGGATTGCGAGTGGTATTGGGTGGATCGTACCACCGGTGTGCGGACTTTGATCACACCCACGCCTGTCCCATCCGTGTCATTGTTTTCCTGCACGACGGTCAACGGGAGCTACACGAACGATTTGACCGGGGTGATTGACACCGGGACGAAGACGGTGACGGTGCTGAAATCAGGGAACACACGCTTTTACAAGTTGAGCGCGGGTTCGGCGCTAAACATTACAAACGTTACTTTGTCGGGCGGCAACGTTGTGCTGAAATATCAATAACTGGCGTTCCGTTCCGGCGTTGCGCGGTTGGGTAGAGCCGCGCGACTGGGGGTGGAGGTGTACAGCACGCATTCCACTGCGGGAGATCACATCTGGGTTGTGGTCTCCCGCTTTCTTTAGCCATTGGATGATCGGGTAGGGCCCGGATATTTTGCAGACGCGAACGGCTTCGCTCCACACGGCGGAGTATTCGACCTCCGGGCGCACCGTATTTTGCCCAGGCCTGGTGGAGGATTGTATCACCTGAAATTTCCTCTTCGGTGGTCATCGGCTTCACGCGTCTTGCAAAATGCAAACCCAAGCCATGCATTTTGCACGGTTTGGCGGTCATTCGTCGCATGACATTCAGGCGGTTAAAAAATGAAGCTGTTGATTTGCAGACAGTAAGGTGAGGTTGAGTTCCCATGGCACGATAGCAGCTAAGTTCAAACTGACCACATACACGGTGGTGACACATTTTGTTATTATGAAATCAGCCACACGCAAACCGACGTCGGAAACTCGCTGCTCGTTCTCATCCTCTCCTGCCCTTGATTTTCTTCAAGTCGCTGCCTTATGGACGTTTCTGTTCTTGGCAGGCCGCGTCCAAGGCCAACTCGACGTGACGTCCGACTTTAACAACACAAATACTGCGGCCTTGGGTTGGACTGCTTACGATCCCGGCACGGGGGGAGGCCAAGTCAATAGTCGGA comes from the Verrucomicrobiota bacterium genome and includes:
- a CDS encoding Gfo/Idh/MocA family oxidoreductase — encoded protein: MNSTVNRRQFLRQSAVLGTAISVANAVSSLRAAPGADEKIRVGIMGCNSRGMAHINSYLSLPNTEIAYICDVDSRALDKGVAAVAKQQSRKPQGVKDFRRILDDPAVNALSIAAPNHWHAPATILACAAGKHVYVEKPGSHNPHEGELMVAAARKHNRVGQMGNQRRSWPWTIETIERLHAGEIGKVFFARSWYNAARGTIGRGKAVPPPDWLDYALWQGPAPERPYKDNLVHYNWHWHWHWGNGELGNNGIHCLDLARWGLGVDYPLRVTCGGNRYHFHDDQETPDTYTTTFDFGQSGATWECHSCHPRGFEGAEFGVNFYGEKGSLVIAGNNCKIYDLNNKVLREIPGKWNDKDHFANFLDCIRDGKRPRSDIEEGQKSTLLCHLGNIAWRTGHTINLDPKTHKISGDREASELWRREYRPGWEPKV
- a CDS encoding carbohydrate-binding protein; the protein is MKLLTLKLTSEPFGSTQISHALRILAVALLASLFSTSLVLGQAINDNFDTGTDVGWQHYTPTTAGGAVPTYTFPPSSSGGLGYRHIYPPLTCQGLLQRGYAYRSEQYGTFSYSVDMVNWKDDFASTALFGFRVGPPGTLAPLSAQGCLTALTLAAPPQRQAVFLNLVAFSSEILSTVVDAYRGGGVLCSVFPPSRPLRIVCSGTNEVFKSEIYDRSDLLEPLVRISFQDFVHCIATDQSSTPQATGENILGGLNLDDGDLGLHHTVDITFDNYSASSTFNAPKGFPGVAQVVDLKPAAQALFYQPPGIGSNITFKVTTLTAANQINTNSLKLSLNGTNVLVSQLVITELAHPLPTDPTDFSVRYNGPLTSNTIYHGQIIVLDTGGKGTTNNWYFDTFTYFNPTDTNNPSGFLLVEAEDYNYGGGMHQDYPPVSGTDDTTLSEDPVLSLCDGNPQETIGPQVKGGGLGYYNGYDYTPPPGTTVTPHSDIVGSPDIDYHDSGDARTRPQDILSRHQYRSSDVVGTVQGTKGGGYDTPRPYRMGLTNANGGTSYVPDYIVADIQPGDWMNYTRNFPNSGWNVYLRVSSEGAQAVRFDQVTGDITQSNQPTALKGQFLVPNTESWTRWRYVPLTDAAGNLQTLALNGTNTLRLTANEVRVSETGVTDTGDLQLNWMLFVPTNGAPSSGPWIASAQPAAKSENFHPAGTVKIVILDRGTAVVPGSIQLRFDGVNVTGSSTITNTTTEGAGATVSYVPGLLLPKSTHNLSVVYGDGSTTQSNYWTFKVDNVALLTPADGLAGSPDTNFTVDLHKATNGDPATCSVTLVGPDGSQNNVTLNTFGNNIARAERQLAGLMINSDTQSPFVNEADTNGGTAALTFTAPVINFDQCGGVGGGAATDRGFFQDSNGFPDTNYPGLYPSLWCNGDYAVPQPDHFAISASIKLYLPAGIYRMGVNSDDQFAVKAGGANGTNVYIASSQSYPGTRGDGQFEFVIQNTGVYKFRLFQEEGDGDADCEWYWVDRTTGVRTLITPTPVPSVSLFSCTTVNGSYTNDLTGVIDTGTKTVTVLKSGNTRFYKLSAGSALNITNVTLSGGNVVLKYQ